The Bacillus basilensis genome includes a region encoding these proteins:
- a CDS encoding YolD-like family protein: MYERQNKVLMPILDEQKLDSINNILYCAIAENKRVCISYQIQTMFRMGES, encoded by the coding sequence TTGTATGAGAGGCAAAATAAAGTGCTGATGCCTATTTTAGATGAACAAAAATTAGATTCTATAAATAATATTTTGTACTGTGCGATTGCTGAAAATAAGAGAGTATGTATTTCATATCAAATACAAACCATGTTCCGAATGGGGGAATCATGA
- a CDS encoding carbonic anhydrase gives MKGLKFVYKTPLILTMSVVLMGCNAAKQEAPQKQSTKKNTQWSYEGATGPEHWGELKPEYKMCLNGQEQSPIDIKTEQIKSTVDNNPLQINYQPISFSINNNGHSIEGKANSSDDYLMLGGNHYTLKQFHFHTPSEHQFEGKHADMELHLVHQNDQGQLAVVSIMIKEGQKNEGFAAMWQNLPYRKNIKADVQHTIDIKQILPSDHSSFRYMGSLTTPPCTENVQWIVMKQTIEMSKKQIKVFHKLFPTNNRPVQAINGREIS, from the coding sequence ATGAAAGGCTTAAAGTTTGTTTATAAAACTCCCCTTATATTAACAATGAGTGTAGTGTTGATGGGATGTAACGCAGCAAAACAAGAAGCTCCGCAAAAACAATCTACGAAGAAAAATACGCAGTGGTCATATGAAGGGGCTACTGGTCCAGAGCACTGGGGAGAATTGAAACCAGAATACAAAATGTGTTTAAATGGGCAAGAACAATCTCCGATAGATATCAAAACAGAACAAATAAAATCAACAGTTGATAATAATCCTTTGCAAATAAACTATCAACCAATATCATTTTCTATTAATAATAATGGGCATAGTATTGAGGGAAAAGCAAATAGTTCTGATGATTATCTCATGCTAGGAGGAAATCATTACACATTAAAACAATTCCATTTTCATACACCAAGTGAGCACCAATTTGAAGGAAAACATGCAGATATGGAATTACATCTAGTCCATCAAAATGATCAAGGTCAGTTAGCAGTAGTAAGTATTATGATCAAAGAAGGACAAAAAAACGAAGGTTTTGCAGCTATGTGGCAAAATCTCCCGTACAGAAAAAATATAAAGGCCGATGTGCAACATACCATTGATATAAAACAGATTCTTCCTTCAGATCATTCATCATTCCGTTACATGGGGTCTTTGACCACACCTCCTTGTACTGAAAATGTCCAATGGATTGTGATGAAACAGACAATAGAGATGTCCAAAAAACAAATTAAAGTGTTCCATAAATTATTCCCAACGAATAACCGACCAGTTCAAGCAATTAATGGCCGAGAAATATCATAA
- a CDS encoding Cna B-type domain-containing protein, with amino-acid sequence MIKRVTSIFSILMLFIFTIGQSFTSIIANAQELNTTGFVDSFTIDKTTLNSGETTRMAVQFSDKSGNQMKAGDTLTLTLPSELKGYSGTIPLNNDAGINFGTCQIKTTNVVCTFSDTVEKLKNIRGNFYFQVKAIDVAQGQTVTTETNLGTQLEKKTVTIIGPTGGGGGGSSPFSYKTGSIQPENTNEVQWVLNANTSKQNVDSDIVLVDTLQEGQTLNQDSLRIGGFAAPMTPQEFQAQGYGTVTFIGDNGFKAIINKDKANGLTFVFQYKANITDSGKKLEAFYNNYTVDYKVTGEEQVSKSDSVSVKNIDQGGGAQGDLPPKGTLRIVKHIAGDETKIIPNVSFNLYTESGQQIGSKYTTDQQGMVEVPNLDPGNYYVQEIAGPNYLDFDPQVKVPFTIDANADKGVKLAIPNKVKMTSVSGTKTWNDNNATDRPSSIQVELLQNGNSIKTQEVTAVNSWNYTFADLPAYDNDGNAYTYTIKEQPVAGYKSEVNGYNITNTKDAKTSVSGTKTWKDGNATDRPSSIQVDLLQNGNVIQTKGVTAANSWNYTFADLAQYDMNGVAYTYTVKEQLVAGYKSEVNGYNITNTKVAKMTVEGTKKWKDGNATDRPSSIQVDLLQNGNVIQTQEVTAANDWKYTFTNVESYDVNGSAYTYTVKERPVVGYKSEINGYDITNTKVGQTTVEGTKTWKDGNATNRPTTIKVDLIQNGQVVATQEVSEATGWKYGFKDLAAYDAEGNAYKYEVKEQPVDGYKTEVNGYDITNTKDAKTSVSGTKTWNDNNATDRPSSIQVDLLQNGNVIQTQEVTAANGWNYTFVDLAQYDANGVAYTYTVKEKPVAGYKSELNGYNITNTKVAKMTVEGTKTWKDGNASDRPTMIKVDLLQNGNVIKTQDVLAVIGWKYIFADLEAYDANGVAYQYEVKEHLVAGYKSEISGYDITNTKVGQTTVEGTKTWKDGNATNRPTTIKVDLLQNGKVIDTKEVSAAGEWKYAFTDLAAYDAEGNAYKYEVKEQPVDGYKTEVNGFDITNTKVAQTTVEGTKTWKDGNATNRPTTIKVDLLQNGKVVDTKEVTAATEWKYTFEKLQAYDANGVAYKYEVKEQPVDGYKSEVNGYDITNTKVAQTIVEGTKTWKDGNATNRPEIIKVDLLQSGKVIDTKEVSAAGEWKYAFTDLAAYDAEGNAYKYEVKEQPVDGYKSEVNGYDITNTKVAQTIVEGTKTWKDGNATNRPEIIKVDLLQSGKVIDTKEVSAAGEWKYAFTDLAAYDAEGNAYKYEVKEQPVDGYKSEVHGYDITNTKVAQTTVEGTKTWKDGNATSRPTAVKVDLLQSGKVIDTKEVSAAGEWKYAFTDLAAYDAEGNAYKYEVKEQPVDGYKSEVNGYDITNTKVAQTTVEGTKTWKDGNATNRPEMIKVDLLQNGKVVDTKEVTAATEWKYTFEKLQAYDTNGVAYKYEVKEQPVSGYKPEVKGYDITNTKVAKLTVEGTKTWNDNNATDRPSSIKVDLLQNGKVVDTKEATAATNWKYAFADVEAYDANGVAYKYEVKEQPVAGYQSDVHGYDITNTKVGKTKVEGSKTWKDGNTKDRPEMIKVDLLQNGKVIATQEVSKASEWKYVFTDLAAYDAEGNAYKYEVKEQPVDGYKSEVHGYDITNTKVGETKVEGTKTWKDGNVKDRPEMIKIDLLQNGKVIATKEVSAAGEWKYAFTDLAAYDENGVAYKYEVKEQPVDGYKSEVKGYDITNTRVGETKVEGSKTWKDDNAKDRPKMIKVDLLQNGKVIATKEVSAADEWKYAFTDLAAYDAEGNAYKYEVKEQPVNGYKSEVHGYDITNTKDPKDPSTDPKDPSTDPKDPSVDSKNPPTQENAKTSVWLPKTGGTSMDMISYIAGMLLLALGGFVFVRQRMR; translated from the coding sequence ATGATCAAGAGAGTAACTTCGATTTTTTCGATTCTAATGCTTTTTATATTTACTATAGGTCAGAGTTTCACATCCATAATAGCAAATGCACAGGAGTTAAATACAACAGGATTTGTTGATAGTTTTACAATCGATAAGACGACGCTTAACTCCGGAGAAACGACAAGAATGGCAGTACAGTTTAGTGATAAATCTGGGAATCAAATGAAAGCTGGAGATACATTAACATTAACATTACCTTCAGAATTGAAAGGATATAGTGGAACTATTCCATTAAATAATGATGCAGGTATTAATTTTGGTACTTGTCAAATAAAGACAACTAATGTTGTATGTACATTTAGTGATACAGTTGAGAAACTTAAAAATATTAGAGGGAATTTTTATTTCCAAGTTAAAGCAATTGATGTTGCACAAGGACAAACGGTAACAACTGAAACGAATTTAGGTACACAATTAGAAAAGAAAACGGTAACGATTATCGGCCCGACTGGTGGGGGAGGTGGCGGATCTTCACCATTTTCATACAAAACGGGTAGCATTCAACCAGAAAACACAAATGAAGTACAATGGGTTTTAAATGCAAATACTTCAAAACAAAATGTAGATAGTGATATTGTTTTGGTTGATACTTTACAAGAAGGGCAAACGCTTAATCAAGATAGTCTCCGTATTGGAGGATTTGCCGCTCCAATGACACCACAAGAATTCCAAGCTCAAGGTTATGGAACGGTTACATTTATTGGTGATAATGGATTTAAAGCTATTATCAATAAAGATAAAGCCAATGGTCTTACTTTTGTTTTTCAATATAAAGCAAATATAACTGATAGTGGAAAGAAATTAGAAGCATTTTATAATAATTATACCGTAGACTACAAGGTTACAGGTGAAGAGCAAGTATCTAAATCAGATAGTGTTAGTGTTAAAAATATAGATCAGGGCGGCGGTGCGCAAGGCGACTTACCTCCTAAGGGAACGTTAAGAATTGTGAAGCACATTGCCGGTGATGAGACAAAAATTATACCAAATGTTTCATTTAACTTGTATACGGAGTCAGGTCAGCAAATTGGTAGTAAGTATACAACCGATCAACAAGGTATGGTCGAGGTTCCAAATTTAGACCCAGGTAATTACTATGTACAGGAGATTGCAGGTCCAAACTATTTGGATTTTGATCCTCAAGTAAAAGTACCTTTTACCATTGATGCAAATGCTGATAAAGGTGTAAAGCTTGCTATTCCGAATAAAGTAAAAATGACATCTGTTTCAGGAACGAAAACATGGAATGACAACAATGCAACAGATCGTCCAAGCTCAATTCAAGTAGAGTTACTGCAAAATGGAAATTCAATCAAAACACAAGAAGTAACAGCAGTGAATAGCTGGAACTATACGTTTGCAGATTTACCTGCATATGATAATGATGGTAATGCTTATACGTATACAATAAAAGAACAACCAGTAGCGGGATACAAATCGGAAGTAAATGGCTATAACATTACGAATACAAAAGATGCAAAAACATCTGTTTCAGGAACGAAAACATGGAAAGACGGAAATGCAACAGATCGTCCAAGCTCAATCCAAGTAGACTTATTGCAAAATGGGAACGTAATCCAAACAAAAGGAGTAACAGCAGCAAATAGTTGGAATTATACATTTGCAGACTTAGCACAATACGATATGAACGGTGTTGCTTATACGTATACAGTAAAAGAGCAACTGGTAGCGGGATACAAATCAGAAGTAAATGGCTACAACATCACAAATACAAAAGTAGCGAAAATGACAGTAGAAGGAACGAAGAAGTGGAAAGACGGAAATGCAACAGATCGTCCAAGCTCAATCCAAGTAGATTTACTACAAAATGGAAATGTAATCCAAACACAAGAAGTAACAGCGGCAAATGATTGGAAATATACATTTACAAATGTAGAATCATATGATGTGAATGGTAGTGCCTATACGTATACAGTAAAAGAACGACCAGTAGTGGGATACAAATCAGAAATAAACGGTTATGACATTACAAATACAAAAGTAGGCCAAACAACGGTAGAAGGAACAAAAACGTGGAAGGACGGAAACGCAACAAATCGTCCGACAACAATCAAGGTAGACTTAATACAAAATGGTCAAGTAGTTGCGACGCAAGAAGTAAGTGAAGCAACAGGCTGGAAATATGGATTCAAAGACTTAGCAGCATATGATGCCGAAGGAAATGCATATAAGTATGAAGTAAAAGAACAACCGGTGGATGGATATAAAACAGAAGTAAACGGTTATGACATTACAAATACAAAAGATGCAAAAACATCTGTTTCAGGAACGAAAACATGGAATGACAACAATGCAACAGATCGTCCGAGCTCAATCCAAGTAGATTTACTGCAAAATGGAAACGTAATTCAAACACAAGAAGTAACAGCAGCGAACGGTTGGAATTATACATTTGTAGACCTAGCGCAATATGATGCAAATGGTGTTGCTTATACGTATACAGTAAAAGAAAAACCGGTAGCGGGATACAAATCAGAATTAAATGGCTACAACATTACAAATACAAAAGTAGCGAAAATGACAGTAGAAGGAACAAAAACGTGGAAAGACGGAAATGCATCAGATCGTCCGACAATGATCAAAGTAGACTTACTACAAAATGGAAATGTGATCAAAACACAAGACGTACTAGCAGTAATAGGTTGGAAATATATATTTGCAGATTTAGAAGCATACGATGCGAATGGAGTAGCTTATCAATATGAAGTGAAAGAACACCTAGTAGCGGGATACAAATCAGAGATAAGCGGTTATGATATTACGAATACAAAAGTAGGCCAAACAACGGTAGAAGGAACAAAGACATGGAAAGACGGAAATGCGACAAACCGTCCGACAACCATTAAAGTAGACCTACTACAAAATGGTAAAGTAATTGATACAAAAGAAGTGAGCGCAGCGGGCGAATGGAAATATGCGTTTACAGACTTAGCGGCATATGATGCCGAAGGAAATGCGTACAAGTATGAAGTAAAAGAACAACCAGTAGATGGATATAAAACAGAAGTAAACGGTTTTGACATTACGAATACAAAAGTGGCGCAAACAACAGTAGAAGGAACGAAAACGTGGAAAGACGGAAACGCGACAAACCGTCCAACAACGATCAAAGTAGACTTACTACAAAACGGTAAAGTAGTAGATACAAAAGAAGTAACAGCGGCAACAGAATGGAAGTATACGTTTGAAAAGCTACAAGCATATGACGCGAATGGAGTAGCGTACAAGTATGAAGTAAAAGAACAACCGGTGGATGGATATAAATCAGAAGTAAACGGTTATGACATTACAAATACAAAAGTGGCACAAACAATAGTAGAAGGAACGAAGACGTGGAAGGACGGAAACGCAACAAATCGTCCAGAAATAATCAAAGTGGACTTACTACAAAGTGGCAAAGTGATTGATACAAAAGAAGTGAGCGCAGCGGGCGAATGGAAATATGCGTTTACAGACTTAGCGGCATATGATGCCGAAGGAAATGCGTACAAGTATGAAGTGAAAGAACAACCGGTGGATGGATATAAATCAGAAGTAAACGGTTATGACATTACAAATACAAAAGTGGCACAAACAATAGTAGAAGGAACGAAGACGTGGAAGGACGGAAACGCAACAAATCGTCCAGAAATAATCAAAGTGGACTTACTACAAAGTGGCAAAGTGATTGATACAAAAGAAGTGAGCGCAGCGGGCGAATGGAAATATGCGTTTACAGACTTAGCGGCATATGATGCCGAAGGAAATGCGTACAAGTATGAAGTGAAAGAACAACCAGTAGATGGATATAAATCTGAGGTTCATGGTTATGACATTACAAATACAAAAGTAGCGCAAACAACAGTAGAAGGAACGAAGACGTGGAAAGATGGAAATGCGACAAGCCGTCCGACAGCGGTCAAAGTAGACTTACTACAAAGTGGCAAAGTGATTGATACAAAAGAAGTGAGCGCAGCGGGCGAATGGAAATATGCGTTTACAGACTTAGCGGCATATGATGCCGAAGGAAATGCATATAAGTATGAAGTAAAAGAACAACCGGTGGATGGATATAAATCAGAAGTAAACGGTTATGACATTACAAATACAAAAGTGGCACAAACAACAGTAGAAGGAACGAAGACGTGGAAGGACGGAAACGCAACAAATCGTCCAGAAATGATCAAAGTAGACTTACTACAAAACGGTAAAGTAGTAGATACAAAAGAAGTAACAGCGGCAACAGAATGGAAGTATACGTTTGAAAAGCTACAAGCATACGATACGAATGGAGTAGCGTACAAGTATGAAGTAAAAGAACAGCCGGTATCCGGATATAAACCAGAGGTAAAAGGTTATGACATTACGAATACAAAAGTAGCGAAATTAACAGTAGAAGGAACAAAAACGTGGAACGATAACAACGCAACAGATCGTCCAAGCTCGATTAAAGTAGACTTACTACAAAACGGTAAAGTAGTAGATACGAAAGAAGCAACAGCGGCAACAAACTGGAAATATGCATTTGCGGATGTAGAAGCATATGACGCAAATGGAGTAGCATACAAGTATGAAGTGAAGGAACAGCCAGTAGCGGGATACCAATCTGACGTACACGGTTATGACATCACAAATACAAAAGTAGGCAAAACAAAGGTAGAAGGATCGAAGACATGGAAAGACGGAAATACGAAAGATCGTCCGGAAATGATCAAAGTAGATCTACTACAAAATGGCAAAGTAATCGCAACACAAGAGGTAAGTAAAGCAAGTGAATGGAAGTATGTGTTTACAGATTTAGCGGCATATGATGCCGAAGGAAATGCATACAAGTATGAAGTAAAAGAACAACCAGTAGATGGATATAAATCAGAGGTACATGGTTATGACATTACGAATACAAAAGTAGGTGAAACAAAAGTAGAAGGAACGAAGACATGGAAGGATGGAAATGTAAAAGACCGTCCGGAAATGATCAAGATTGATCTACTACAAAATGGCAAAGTGATCGCAACAAAAGAAGTGAGCGCAGCAGGTGAATGGAAATATGCGTTTACAGATTTAGCAGCATACGATGAAAATGGAGTAGCGTACAAGTATGAAGTAAAAGAACAACCAGTGGATGGATATAAATCAGAGGTAAAAGGTTATGACATTACGAACACAAGAGTAGGCGAAACAAAAGTAGAAGGATCGAAGACATGGAAGGATGACAATGCGAAAGACCGTCCGAAAATGATCAAGGTAGATCTACTACAAAATGGCAAAGTGATCGCAACAAAAGAAGTGAGCGCAGCAGATGAATGGAAATATGCGTTTACAGACTTAGCAGCATATGATGCCGAAGGAAATGCATATAAGTATGAAGTGAAAGAACAACCAGTGAATGGATATAAATCAGAGGTACATGGTTATGACATCACGAATACAAAAGATCCAAAAGATCCAAGTACGGATCCAAAAGATCCAAGTACGGATCCAAAAGATCCAAGTGTAGATTCAAAAAATCCACCTACTCAAGAAAATGCTAAGACATCAGTATGGCTTCCTAAAACAGGTGGAACATCAATGGATATGATTTCATATATTGCTGGAATGTTGTTATTGGCTTTAGGTGGATTCGTATTTGTTCGTCAACGAATGAGATAA
- a CDS encoding PAS domain S-box protein, whose amino-acid sequence MLFTGFIINLSIFAFLVSTSIFIQVFISKVDSKSFRLFCGIYAGIIAAILMIFNFKHMGLFYDLRVVPLIISFIYFGRTAGWITLMFILFMRIFYLGGDWGPALIASLGIAIIYTIFKTYLKNIHPFKSVFLYLSAYLVIIHVVFGFFFPSIPLILLNIQGTFFISCGLLIGIFLMESYQKLYVLTQNLAKANETLLESKRELKDTVHQLQGGIFKFKKVGGNFVHTLCDGQLFYQYGFHSQQVVGNCLSNIDASIIPFHLIPRLLKYYQQAWDGEEVTFELPWPNDETTILFSLRPVKRGDTVVEVVGSTVDITKRIHAENELKVTKERLESFINHNVDAITIFDLDGHLLQANKAYERIFGWSEKESVGKKLPCVPEFLIDQTLEYINHIKNTNMNDPILTRFETVRQRKDKTLIDVSLTISPILDFRGNVIALSGICRDISERKQAERKLHQLHQQLSDSEMKYRALIEQATDAVYVVELNDNELPTRFIEVNPVACKRFGYSREELLSMSFPSNVPPDSPMVQRIIEKIREGQTSFTLQDEFVFPRGKNLTIEFSVRVFNLNGKKVFLSISRDITERLKTEELLRKSEKLAVVGQLSTAIAHEIKNPLTAMKGFIQLLQSLGNKNTEHYIDIVLSEIERIDSITNEFMTLAKPEALEIKTNDLNILMKQVVMLLEPQATMNCIQIKTQFTSDTSFILCECNQLKQAFINILKNAIEATSMGGEILIQIEYAPDQNQVNIRFTDYGCGIEQERIPYLGEPFYSLKENGIGLGLMICYKIIEKHQGKIFIESEVGKGTTVNIDLPISTL is encoded by the coding sequence ATGCTTTTTACAGGATTCATCATTAATCTATCTATTTTTGCATTCTTAGTTAGTACATCTATTTTTATTCAAGTATTTATAAGTAAAGTAGATTCTAAATCATTTCGTTTATTTTGTGGCATTTATGCAGGTATCATAGCTGCCATTTTAATGATTTTTAATTTTAAGCACATGGGATTGTTTTACGACCTGCGAGTCGTTCCACTAATTATTTCGTTTATTTATTTTGGTCGTACAGCTGGTTGGATTACGTTAATGTTTATTTTATTTATGCGTATTTTCTACCTTGGTGGTGATTGGGGACCAGCTTTAATAGCATCTTTAGGAATAGCCATTATATATACTATATTTAAAACATATCTCAAAAATATCCATCCTTTTAAAAGCGTTTTTCTTTATCTATCTGCTTATCTAGTTATAATTCATGTTGTATTTGGATTCTTTTTTCCTTCTATACCACTTATACTTCTTAACATCCAAGGTACATTTTTTATATCATGCGGACTCTTAATTGGTATTTTTCTTATGGAGTCGTATCAAAAGTTATATGTTTTAACACAAAATTTAGCCAAAGCGAATGAAACATTATTAGAATCAAAGCGAGAATTAAAGGATACCGTACACCAATTGCAAGGAGGTATTTTTAAATTCAAAAAAGTAGGGGGGAATTTTGTCCATACTCTATGTGATGGACAATTATTTTATCAATACGGGTTTCACTCTCAACAAGTCGTAGGTAACTGTTTATCTAATATAGATGCTTCAATTATTCCATTTCATTTAATTCCTCGACTATTAAAATATTATCAACAGGCATGGGATGGTGAAGAAGTAACTTTTGAACTACCATGGCCAAATGATGAGACTACGATACTTTTCTCTCTTAGACCTGTTAAAAGAGGGGACACAGTGGTTGAGGTAGTTGGTTCTACTGTTGATATAACGAAAAGAATACATGCGGAAAATGAACTGAAGGTTACAAAAGAGCGACTAGAATCATTTATTAACCATAATGTAGATGCTATCACTATATTTGATTTAGATGGACATTTGTTACAAGCGAATAAAGCTTATGAGAGAATATTTGGTTGGTCAGAAAAAGAATCTGTAGGAAAAAAATTACCTTGCGTACCTGAGTTTTTAATAGATCAAACTTTAGAATATATAAACCACATTAAAAATACCAATATGAATGACCCAATTCTTACCCGTTTTGAAACTGTTAGACAAAGAAAAGATAAAACTCTAATTGATGTAAGCCTGACAATTTCGCCTATTTTAGATTTTAGAGGTAATGTAATTGCTTTATCAGGAATTTGTAGAGACATTTCTGAAAGGAAACAAGCAGAAAGAAAACTGCATCAATTACACCAGCAATTAAGTGACAGTGAAATGAAATACCGTGCACTCATCGAACAAGCAACTGATGCAGTATATGTAGTGGAACTGAATGATAATGAATTACCAACTCGCTTTATCGAAGTAAATCCTGTTGCGTGTAAAAGATTTGGATATAGTAGAGAAGAACTTCTTTCGATGTCATTCCCTAGTAACGTTCCGCCAGATTCTCCAATGGTCCAAAGAATCATAGAAAAAATTAGAGAAGGGCAAACATCTTTTACATTACAAGATGAATTTGTTTTTCCTAGAGGAAAAAACCTGACAATTGAATTTTCTGTTCGTGTGTTTAACTTGAATGGCAAAAAAGTTTTCTTAAGCATCTCTCGAGACATCACTGAACGGCTAAAAACAGAGGAATTATTACGAAAATCGGAGAAACTTGCTGTAGTAGGTCAATTATCCACTGCAATTGCTCATGAAATTAAAAATCCTTTAACAGCAATGAAAGGATTCATACAGTTATTGCAATCACTGGGAAATAAGAATACCGAGCATTACATAGATATAGTGTTATCAGAGATTGAACGTATAGATAGTATTACTAACGAATTTATGACATTAGCAAAACCTGAGGCATTAGAAATTAAAACTAATGACCTGAATATATTAATGAAGCAAGTTGTAATGTTACTTGAACCTCAAGCGACAATGAATTGCATACAAATTAAAACTCAGTTTACATCTGATACTTCATTCATACTTTGTGAATGTAATCAATTAAAGCAAGCTTTTATAAATATCTTAAAAAATGCTATTGAGGCAACTTCAATGGGAGGGGAAATCTTGATTCAAATCGAATATGCACCTGATCAAAATCAAGTAAACATTCGATTTACTGATTATGGGTGTGGAATTGAACAGGAACGTATACCTTACCTAGGAGAACCATTCTATAGTCTCAAAGAAAATGGTATCGGTTTAGGATTAATGATCTGTTATAAAATTATTGAGAAGCACCAAGGAAAGATATTTATTGAAAGTGAAGTAGGAAAAGGAACAACAGTCAATATAGATTTACCTATATCTACTCTCTGA
- a CDS encoding HBL/NHE enterotoxin family protein, which produces MKKALVAGLLVTAVSTSCFSPVNTFAESNTTYLQPSSILGPAMDRLSNSITNLGSQTPLIQGYGLIILQQPDLDVSTIYGITTDQGTVRNHVRDCLDINNHKLSVVNQDIQSFGIRFTNYYNKLVELAGKMNEDPEAKALFVRIFNLLQGDVQKIQYNMKITSEDLNNSKNELAEDSNNFSSKVSRAFESYKGSDGDIEKLRTEMGQLNAGIQEDFEKLLALPKENLDGSLNITKSVINILKDGVKDKTVDVSNLEAIYNQYGQLKNDKVTELNKAIAQKQQKLIQLVQNLSNIEVQATQMTLIEQQLNNFTRTVKKQTQSFDNLVSSWGTFNNIMIETGTSLNTDVKIDSNSLQARLKELKQFTDELKKQTTEYQESVTKIKVTG; this is translated from the coding sequence ATGAAAAAAGCGTTAGTCGCAGGGTTATTAGTTACAGCAGTATCTACAAGTTGCTTCTCACCTGTAAATACTTTTGCAGAAAGTAATACAACTTATTTACAACCAAGTAGTATACTTGGACCCGCTATGGATAGGTTATCAAATTCGATTACGAATTTAGGATCACAGACGCCATTAATTCAAGGATATGGGCTAATCATATTACAGCAACCAGATCTTGATGTAAGTACTATATATGGAATAACTACTGATCAAGGCACTGTAAGAAACCATGTTCGAGACTGCCTGGATATAAATAACCACAAATTATCCGTTGTAAATCAAGACATACAGAGTTTCGGAATAAGGTTTACAAATTATTACAATAAATTAGTTGAACTAGCTGGAAAAATGAATGAAGATCCGGAAGCAAAAGCATTATTTGTACGTATTTTTAACTTACTTCAAGGTGACGTGCAAAAAATTCAGTATAATATGAAAATAACTTCAGAAGACTTAAACAATTCTAAAAACGAATTGGCTGAAGATAGTAATAATTTTTCTAGTAAAGTTAGCAGAGCGTTTGAATCTTATAAGGGTTCAGACGGAGACATTGAAAAATTAAGAACGGAAATGGGACAACTTAATGCAGGCATTCAAGAAGATTTTGAAAAACTTCTAGCTCTACCAAAAGAAAATCTAGACGGTTCTTTAAATATTACAAAGTCGGTTATTAATATTTTGAAAGACGGAGTTAAGGATAAAACTGTAGACGTGTCTAATTTGGAAGCGATTTATAACCAATATGGACAACTCAAAAATGATAAAGTAACAGAACTGAATAAAGCTATTGCTCAAAAGCAACAGAAACTAATTCAATTGGTACAAAATTTATCGAATATTGAAGTGCAAGCAACTCAAATGACACTTATTGAGCAGCAATTAAATAACTTTACAAGAACAGTTAAAAAGCAAACTCAGAGTTTTGACAATCTAGTAAGTAGTTGGGGCACCTTTAATAACATAATGATTGAAACGGGGACAAGTCTTAATACTGATGTGAAAATAGATTCTAATTCATTACAAGCACGATTAAAAGAGCTTAAACAGTTTACGGATGAATTGAAAAAACAAACAACGGAATATCAAGAGAGTGTTACAAAAATAAAAGTAACAGGATGA